One region of Mucilaginibacter sp. 14171R-50 genomic DNA includes:
- the ispE gene encoding 4-(cytidine 5'-diphospho)-2-C-methyl-D-erythritol kinase, which produces MIVFPNAKINIGLNIVARRPDGYHDLETVFYPVKINDVLEVTEADKLSFESSGLDIPGAGVDNLCIKAYHLLKKDHHLPPVKIHLHKNIPIGAGLGGGSADAGFFVRLMNDKFELRLSADRMEDYARRLGADCAFFIRNQPVFAFEKGDEFEPINLDLSAYKIVLVMPDEHVSTAEAYRGVKPTPVRDSLYDLIKTPLTAWRGRIKNDFESHIFRDHPVIRGVKAELYEHGAIYASMSGSGASVFGIFENVPNLSAMEEFNQVFYNV; this is translated from the coding sequence ATGATAGTATTCCCGAACGCCAAAATAAATATCGGCTTAAATATTGTTGCCCGCCGGCCTGATGGGTACCACGACCTAGAAACCGTTTTTTACCCGGTGAAAATTAACGACGTACTGGAAGTTACAGAAGCTGACAAATTAAGCTTCGAATCATCGGGACTTGACATTCCCGGGGCAGGGGTTGATAACCTTTGCATCAAGGCATACCACTTGCTAAAAAAAGACCACCACCTGCCGCCTGTAAAAATTCATCTGCACAAAAATATCCCAATAGGAGCGGGGCTTGGCGGAGGCTCGGCCGACGCCGGTTTTTTCGTTAGGTTGATGAACGATAAATTTGAACTAAGGTTGTCGGCTGATAGGATGGAAGATTATGCCCGCAGACTCGGCGCCGACTGTGCTTTCTTTATCCGCAACCAACCGGTGTTCGCGTTTGAGAAGGGGGACGAGTTTGAACCCATCAATCTCGACTTGTCGGCCTATAAAATTGTATTGGTGATGCCTGATGAGCACGTATCAACCGCGGAGGCTTACAGAGGCGTAAAACCGACCCCGGTCCGCGATTCGTTATACGACCTGATAAAAACGCCCCTTACGGCATGGAGAGGGCGCATTAAGAACGATTTTGAAAGCCATATCTTCCGCGATCATCCCGTTATACGTGGCGTAAAAGCAGAACTCTACGAACATGGCGCCATATACGCGAGTATGAGCGGCTCTGGTGCGTCGGTTTTTGGCATTTTCGAAAACGTACCGAACCTTAGCGCGATGGAAGAATTTAACCAGGTTTTTTACAACGTCTAG
- a CDS encoding thymidylate synthase — MKQYLDLMQHVMKNGAQKHDRTGTGTLSVFGYQMRFNLQDGFPMVTTKKLHLKSIIHELIWFLSGDTNIKYLKDNGVRIWDEWADENGNLGPVYGYQWRSWPKPDGGHIDQITQVVNQLKTNPDSRRIMVSAWNVADVNQMALPPCHSLFQFYVEPPNTAKGETRGKLSCQLYQRSADIFLGVPFNIASYALLTMMMAQVCDLDYGDFIHTFGDAHIYNNHLEQARLQLNREPRPLPTMRINPDVKNIFDFKYEDFTLENYDPHPHIKGVVAV; from the coding sequence ATGAAACAGTACCTCGACCTGATGCAGCATGTGATGAAGAACGGAGCGCAGAAGCACGACCGCACCGGTACAGGCACCCTTAGCGTGTTTGGTTACCAAATGCGTTTTAACCTGCAGGACGGCTTCCCGATGGTGACTACCAAAAAGCTCCACCTTAAGTCCATCATTCATGAGCTGATCTGGTTTCTGAGCGGCGATACCAATATCAAATATCTTAAAGATAATGGCGTACGCATCTGGGACGAGTGGGCCGACGAGAACGGCAACCTTGGCCCGGTGTATGGCTACCAGTGGCGCAGCTGGCCAAAACCCGATGGGGGCCATATAGACCAGATAACACAGGTTGTAAACCAATTGAAGACAAACCCCGATTCGCGGCGTATTATGGTATCGGCATGGAACGTTGCCGATGTTAACCAGATGGCCCTGCCACCCTGCCATAGCTTGTTTCAGTTTTATGTGGAGCCCCCCAACACCGCTAAAGGTGAAACAAGAGGAAAATTATCCTGTCAATTATATCAGCGCAGCGCGGATATATTTTTAGGCGTACCCTTCAACATCGCGTCGTACGCTTTGCTTACCATGATGATGGCCCAGGTATGCGACCTGGATTACGGCGACTTTATCCACACCTTTGGCGATGCCCATATTTACAACAACCATTTAGAGCAGGCCCGCCTGCAGCTAAACCGCGAACCAAGGCCATTGCCAACCATGCGCATCAACCCGGATGTAAAAAACATCTTCGATTTTAAGTACGAAGATTTCACACTGGAGAACTACGACCCACACCCGCATATTAAGGGCGTTGTTGCGGTTTAG
- a CDS encoding type II toxin-antitoxin system death-on-curing family toxin, protein MIDLQEVERYHNDLIDQFGGNKGVRDITGLEAALARPSMTFDQQDLYPTAADKGAAVFESLIINHPFIDGKNV, encoded by the coding sequence ATGATTGACTTACAGGAGGTTGAACGATATCACAACGATTTAATTGATCAGTTTGGCGGAAATAAGGGCGTTAGAGATATCACAGGTTTGGAAGCCGCTTTAGCGCGTCCGTCAATGACCTTCGATCAGCAAGATCTTTATCCGACAGCTGCTGATAAAGGCGCTGCGGTATTTGAAAGTCTCATTATCAATCACCCTTTTATCGATGGTAAAAACGTATAG